From a single Fusarium fujikuroi IMI 58289 draft genome, chromosome FFUJ_chr03 genomic region:
- a CDS encoding related to non-heme chloroperoxidase yields MHKEYFNTNDGCKIAFQSSLPLKEVTGVAPEKCVLLMHGFSGSSDYFIRNFTSLSKSLWVLAPDMRGHGDSSQTRGGYHIARLAADLSGLVAHIRKTASVSIVPVGCSIGAAVLWTYVELFGCNDFAGFVFVDQAPLQDRSAFDGWDETKAHTGCYDEKTMLAAQYNWINNPEKAHIDLAIGCLGYRYAPKEEDGISAEQQAKDEAFFTNISAKCDQTWLARLLADHTRFDHREAIETITVPVLVMAGRRSSCFPLEGMLESVRRVEKSRPGLARSSVFDSGHWLFYEEPERFNKEITEFINSC; encoded by the coding sequence ATGCACAAAGAATatttcaacaccaacgatGGATGTAAAATCGCATTTCAGTCTTCCTTACCACTGAAGGAAGTTACAGGAGTTGCACCTGAGAAATGTGTCCTGCTCATGCACGGCTTCAGTGGCTCTAGCGATTACTTCATCCGCAACTTTACGTCCCTGAGCAAATCACTCTGGGTTCTTGCCCCAGACATGCGAGGACACGGGGACTCCAGTCAAACTCGTGGTGGTTATCACATTGCGCGCTTGGCGGCTGATCTTTCAGGTCTTGTTGCTCATATACGCAAGACGGCATCTGTCAGTATTGTGCCTGTTGGATGTTCGATTGGCGCCGCCGTGCTCTGGACTTACGTGGAGCTCTTTGGGTGCAACGATTTTGCGGGATTTGTATTTGTTGATCAGGCACCTCTGCAAGATCGTTCAGCGTTCGATGGATGGGACGAGACCAAGGCACATACTGGATGTTATGACGAGAAGACCATGCTTGCCGCACAATACAACTGGATCAATAACCCTGAGAAGGCGCATATCGACCTAGCGATAGGCTGCTTAGGATATCGATATGCCCCAAAGGAGGAAGACGGGATTTCGGCTGAGCAACAAGCCAAGGATGAAGCCTTCTTTACAAACATCAGTGCAAAATGCGACCAAACATGGCTAGCACGACTACTGGCAGATCATACTCGCTTCGACCACCGAGAAGCCATCGAAACAATCACGGTTCCGGTGTTGGTTATGGCCGGTCGACGATCAAGCTGCTTTCCACTCGAAGGAATGCTCGAGAGCGTGAGACGTGTAGAGAAGTCAAGACCAGGACTAGCAAGGTCATCGGTGTTTGACTCCGGACATTGGCTATTTTACGAGGAACCAGAGAGATTCAATAAGGAGATCACAGAATTTATTAACTCATGCTAG
- a CDS encoding related to regulator of ribosome biogenesis, with protein MALPSSKPKLPVAVEKPTPYTFDLGHLLAEDPNPVTLDRDNLEQSLAELARDGAQSLINQFLSTCPLNSTAEGVLLTLPAPSTRLPREKPVPQAKPPTKWERFAAKKGIKPKTREQRRNLAFDEQTGEWQRKWGYKALNKKGEDWPIVEVDMEAEKKRKEGTSIRADGRRERKERIKRNERKMRKNQAQGTAENRLRQL; from the coding sequence ATGGCGCTCCCAAGCTCTAAACCAAAGCTGCCTGTCGCAGTCGAGAAGCCCACGCCCTATACATTCGATCTCGGCCATCTTCTCGCAGAGGACCCCAACCCCGTCACTCTCGACCGCGATAATCTCGAGCAGTCCCTCGCAGAGCTTGCCCGCGACGGCGCCCAGTCTCTTATCAACCAGTTCCTCTCCACCTGCCCTCTCAACTCCACTGCCGAGGGCGTCCTTCTCACCCTTCCCGCCCCGAGCACCCGTCTCCCCCGCGAGAAGCCCGTTCCGCAGGCCAAGCCTCCTACTAAGTGGGAGCGCTTCGCTGCTAAGAAGGGCATTAAGCCCAAGACTCGCGAGCAGCGTCGCAACCTTGCCTTCGACGAGCAGACAGGCGAATGGCAGCGCAAGTGGGGATACAAGgctctcaacaagaagggcgAGGACTGGCCCAttgtcgaggttgatatgGAAGCCGAAAAGAAGCGAAAAGAGGGTACCTCAATTCGCGCCGATGGTCGAAGAGAGCGCAAGGAGAGAATCAAGCGCAACGAGCGAAAGATGCGCAAAAACCAGGCTCAAGGCACAGCGGAAAATAGGCTGCGACAGCTTTGA
- a CDS encoding related to GTPase-activating protein beta-chimerin translates to MGRKAAPQPLALSSQTSPQAQAQAQSQSESGAALRSRDDSPTAETVSPGVSPVESKSPRSPRSSPFHSRFSPLRNQGGKHRKASHTTSALADATAEGKPSSSTPPPQPSAPVPIPVQRPSTATTSTEWSREESVPRQPLRQTREDPSTYPSISSTLEDHLPDPLATTAATTQSKAIQQPIPSELKKGAKNGFFHFNKQNKSASQSQSHAHHRKQTETRAQVLSRGSDGSNRPRHGDKHDPSPSASYTEHTLHKPVSADPLRSDLSLSSAGDYDTVSPQSSTKKGRSKPFGLLNRSRSNRDKEDASPELNPASSRQGNEPELHLNSVPYKTTNQGGDRSIRDMMNSAVRNRSEDRAPRDSSSTRRAQRDKESKTQPSSLNENGGSFFNGLKTSGTRAAGMLSDRFFNKSGRGGREDKDALDDEHYQIKVINLPLVEQTRLTRISKRLEDSRDKTEFWMPAFPWRAIDYLNYKGCEVEGLYRVPGSGPQIKKWQRKFDEQFDVNLFNERDLYDINIIGSMLKAWLRELPDELFPKAAQDRIARECAGAEEVPELLIEELSNLSPFNYYLLFAITCHLSLLLAHSDKNKMDFRNLCICFQPCMKIDAFCFKFLVCDWRDCWRGCKNEAKYIEEEYMIFDQPPPKGLAEPAKPRPQDESEDDRQQLSSSGSSKQSGRLSPNDQQPKLKKKQLQISPSNGSVVSNESTAPTALTINSDRELGRTSSELRPLSPIMPLSPLGF, encoded by the exons ATGGGTCGTAAGGCGGCACCGCAGCCGCTGGCGCTTTCGTCTCAGACTTCGCCTCaggcccaagcccaagcacaATCCCAGTCTGAATCTGGCGCTGCTTTACGCAGTAGAGACGATTCGCCGACTGCTGAAACCGTTTCTCCAGGTGTGTCGCCGGTCGAGTCCAAATCGCCCCGGTCTCCCCGCTCCTCTCCTTTCCATAGTCGGTTTTCACCCTTGAGAAACCAAGGTGGAAAGCACAGGAAAGCGTCACACACGACATCTGCATTAGCAGACGCAACTGCAGAGGGgaagccatcatcgtcaacgccaccaccacaaccaTCAGCACCGGTGCCAATACCTGTACAACGGCCCTCCACTGCCACAACATCCACCGAATGGAGTAGGGAAGAATCCGTGCCAAGACAGCCTTTACGGCAGACGCGCGAGGATCCCTCGACCTATCCCTCTATCTCTTCTACACTTGAAGACCATCTACCTGATCCACTAGCAACAACTGCGGCTACCACGCAGTCTAAAGCGATACAACAACCAATCCCAAGCGAACTAAAGAAAGGTGCTAAAAACGGTTTCTTCCATTTTAATAAGCAAAACAAATCTGCAAGTCAGTCTCAATCGCATGCCCACCACCGTAAACAAACCGAGACGAGAGCCCAGGTATTGTCGAGGGGCAGTGACGGATCCAATCGACCAAGACACGGAG ACAAACACGATCCAAGCCCAAGTGCCTCATACACCGAACATACTCTACACAAACCTGTCTCCGCCGATCCTCTTCGAAGCGACTTGTCCTTATCATCCGCTGGCGACTACGATACCGTTTCACCTCAGTCTTCAACAAAGAAAGGGAGGTCGAAGCCTTTTGGTCTACTGAACCGCAGCCGATCCAATCGCGACAAGGAAGACGCCAGCCCCGAGCTGAACCCGGCCTCTTCTCGTCAAGGCAACGAACCTGAACTGCACCTGAATTCTGTGCCGTACAAGACTACGAACCAAGGTGGTGATCGTTCTATCAGAGACATGATGAACTCTGCAGTCCGAAATCGATCCGAGGACCGCGCGCCGAGAGATTCGTCTTCTACCAGAAGGGCACAACGCGACAAGGAATCAAAGACCCAACCGTCCTCCCTGAACGAGAACGGAGGCTCTTTTTTCAATGGCCTCAAGACCTCTGGTACCCGTGCCGCTGGCATGCTGAGTGACCGTTTTTTCAACAAAAGTGGGCGTGGTGGTCGAGAAGATAAGGATGCTCTTGACGATGAACATTATCAAATAAAAGTTATCAACTTACCACTAGTTGAACAAACACGATTGACGAGAATATCAAAGCGCCTCGAGGATTCAAGGGATAAGACAGAGTTCTGGATGCCTGCCTTTCCTTGGCGAGCAATAGATTATCTAAACTATAAGGGATGCGAAGTCGAGGGTCTTTATCGTGTTCCGGGCAGTGGGCCTCAGATCAAGAAATGGCAGCGCAAGTTCGATGAAC AATTCGACGTCAACCTGTTCAACGAGCGCGATCTTTACGACATCAACATAATTGGTTCGATGCTAAAGGCTTGGCTACGAGAACTTCCCGACGAGCTGTTTCCTAAAGCGGCACAGGATCGAATCGCGAGAGAATGCGCAGGTGCTGAGGAAGTTCCTGAGCTACTTATCGAAGAGCTCTCGAATCTCTCCCCTTTCAACTATTATCTGCTTTTTGCCATTACCTGCCACCTCAGTCTTCTCTTAGCTCACTCGGATAAAAACAAGATGGACTTTAGGAACCTGTGCATCTGCTTCCAGCCGTGCATGAAGATCGACGCGTTCTGCTTTAAGTTCTTGGTGTGCGACTGGCGCGACTGCTGGAGAGGATGCAAGAACGAGGCCAAGTATATCGAGGAGGAATACATGATCTTCGACCAGCCTCCGCCAAAGGGTCTCGCTGAaccagcaaagccaagacCACAAGATGAGTCGGAGGACGACCGACAACAACTCTCCTCTTCGGGGAGCAGCAAGCAGTCAGGCCGCCTCAGTCCCAACGACCAGCAAccaaagctgaagaagaaacagctCCAGATATCCCCCTCCAACGGCAGCGTCGTCTCGAACGAATCGACTGCCCCAACTGCCTTGACCATCAATAGCGACCGCGAGTTAGGCAGAACCTCGAGCGAACTGCGGCCTTTGTCGCCCATTATGCCTTTATCTCCCCTCGGCTTCTGA
- a CDS encoding related to ribosomal protein, giving the protein MASANSLRCLMRPTIPRAPRIQPVLLAPFSTSTAALAVSAPPAIKSRRDLPQKVKKSYKKRANVTPVRKPQPGERKAFRKRIQLSNNSALPVAGLENLDASNMTKAESAGKMFAIPDQVVDHLRALEAFKTTQTWNLFRKPHVLQRKETVELMKKLELSAKEKKALKCVLTGSKLSGKSMAMLQAMAYALLNNWVVFHVPEGQDLTNGNTEYSPIPETEPMQFSQPIYCLKMIQSLYRANRVVLEKLNIEKDWSKFTNLKEGATLADLALSAKEAEYAWPTLLALWTELTLPGRPPVLFALDGLAHINKISDYRDPSFNEVHAHELALVRLFIHALSGKTPLPNGGAVIAATSENNSHHHTSQELVLSQLEAGQAGREIPKPDPYERKYDERVYEALKNSWVLRLEGITKDEARSLMEYWGASGLFRHVLNSRTVSEKWTVGGHGNVGEMERAALMQMRL; this is encoded by the exons ATGGCATCCGCCAATTCGCTTCGATGCCTCATGAGGCCGACTATTCCCAGGGCTCCTCGAATTCAACCGGTCCTCCTCGCCCCgttttcaacttcaaccgCTGCTCTCGCCGTCTCAGCTCCTCCGGCAATCAAGAGCCGCCGAGACCTTCcccagaaggtcaagaagtcCTATAAGAAACGTGCCAATGTGACGCCTGTCCGAAAACCTCAGCCTGGCGAGCGAAAGGCCTTCCGAAAGCGCATCCAGCTGAGCAATAACAGTGCTCTACCTGTCGCAGGCCTTGAAAATCTGGATGCCAGTAACAtgaccaaggctgagagTGCTGGAAAGATGTTTGCTATTCCTGACCAGGTTGTGGATCATCTCCGTGCCCTTGAGGCTTTCAAGACGACACAGACATGGAACCTATTCCGAAAACCTCATGTGCTGCAGCGCAAAGAGACGGtagagttgatgaagaaactTGAGCTATCGgccaaggaaaagaaggctcTTAAGTGTGTGTTGACGGGTAGCAAGCTGTCTGGAAAGAGTATGGCCATGCTGCAGGCTATGGCATATGCGCTTCTTAACAACTGGGTGGTATTCCATGTCCCCGAAG GTCAGGATCTGACCAACGGAAACACTGAATACTCACCCATTCCTGAGACTGAGCCAATGCAGTTCTCCCAACCCATCTACTGTCTCAAGATGATACAGAGCCTCTACAGAGCCAACCGTGTCGTTCTTGAAAAACTCAACATCGAGAAGGACTGGTCCAAGTTCACTAACCTCAAGGAGGGCGCTACACTCGCTGATCTGGCTCTCAGCGCAAAGGAGGCTGAGTACGCATGGCCAACCCTCCTTGCCCTATGGACTGAGCTCACACTGCCTGGGCGACCCCCGGTGCTCTTTGCCCTCGACGGTCTTGCccacatcaacaagatcagtGATTACAGAGACCCCTCGTTTAACGAGGTCCATGCCCATGAACTGGCTCTTGTCCGCCTCTTCATTCACGCCCTATCTGGCAAGACTCCTCTCCCTAATGGCGGTGCTGTCATCGCCGCTACCTCAGAGAACAACTCCCATCACCATACCTCACAAGAGCTTGTTCTCTCGCAGCTCGAGGCTGGCCAGGCGGGCCGTGAGATCCCCAAGCCTGACCCCTACGAGCGTAAATACGACGAGCGTGTGTACGAGGCCCTGAAGAACAGCTGGGTCCTCCGTCTTGAGGGTATCACGAAGGACGAGGCTCGCTCTTTAATGGAATACTGGGGCGCCAGCGGGCTTTTCCGACATGTTCTCAATTCAAGGACAGTATCCGAGAAGTGGACCGTGGGCGGCCACGGTAATGTTGGTGAGATGGAGCGTGCTGCATTGATGCAAATGAGACTGTAA
- a CDS encoding probable Rab geranylgeranyl transferase type II beta subunit, whose amino-acid sequence MSQDSIDQKGPELAVDAHVKYVQSLDTRKDELDYWLTEHLRLNGLYWGLNALFLLGRPEALPRQEVIDFILSCQHENGGFGAAPGHDAHMLSTVSAVQILAMTDALDQLETKGKGKNQIGKFIAGLQNQETGTFAGDEWGEEDTRFLYGAFNALSLLGLMSLVNVDKAVAHIIACANFDGGYGTRPGAESHSGQIFTCVAALAIVGRLDLVDKEKLGRWLSERQVPCGGLNGRPEKDEDVCYSWWVLSSLAMIERTHWIDRDALIAFILKCQDTETGGISDRPGNMVDVWHTQFGLCGLSLLGYPGLEAVDPVYCMPKTITNRLLG is encoded by the exons ATGTCCCAAGACTCGATAGACCAAAAAGGTCCAGAACTCGCTGTCGATGCTCATGTGAAGTATGTCCAGAGCCTGGATACAAGAAAGGATGAGCTCGACTACTGGCTTACCGAGCATCTGCGACTCAATGGCTTGTATTGGGGATTAAACGCACTCTTCCTCCTAGGTCGGCCAGAGGCTCTCCCTCGACAGGAGGTCATCGATTTCATTCTCTCCTGCCAGCATGAAAATGGCGGGTTCGGTGCAGCACCTGGCCATGATGCTCACATGCTGTCCACAGTAAGTGCTGTGCAGATTCTCGCCATGACGGATGCTCTCGACCAGCTGGAAAcaaaaggcaaaggcaagAACCAGATTGGCAAGT TCATCGCGGGACTGCAGAATCAAGAGACCGGTACATTTGCCGGGGATGAATGGGGCGAGGAGGATACCCGATTCTTGTATGGTGCATTCAATGCCCTGTCCCTACTCGGTCTTATGTCCCTTGTCAACGTTGACAAGGCCGTTGCACACATTATCGCTTGTGCCAACTTTGACGGTGGCTATGGAACAAGGCCTGGTGCGGAGTCGCATTCGGGTCAGATCTTTACTTGCGTTGCCGCCCTTGCAATAGTTGGTCGGCTTGATCTCGTGGACAAAGAGAAGCTTGGCCGATGGTTGAGCGAGAGACAAGTTCCCTGTGGTGGCCTTAACGGTCGACCTGAAAAAGACGAGGATGTGTGCTACAGCTGGTGGGTATTGAGTAGTCTCGCCATGATCGAGCGCACACATTGGATCGACCGCGATGCGCTTATCGCTTTCATTCTCAAGTGTCAAGATACCGAAACTGGTGGCATCTCTGATCGACCTGGTAATATGGTCGATGTTTGGCATACCCAGTTCGGTTTGTGTGGTCTCAGTCTTCTGGGCTATCCAGGTCTTGAGGCAGTCGATCCAGTATATTGCATGCCCAAGACGATAACGAATAGACTTCTCGGCTGA